The following coding sequences are from one Hippopotamus amphibius kiboko isolate mHipAmp2 chromosome 9, mHipAmp2.hap2, whole genome shotgun sequence window:
- the PRRG4 gene encoding transmembrane gamma-carboxyglutamic acid protein 4: protein MCTLLVVLSQLLTATFAFPHCTRSPEESRHAGEEVFTSKEEANLFIRRHLLYNRFDLELFTPGDLERECREELCNYEEAREIFVDEDKTMAFWQEYSIKGPVTKAETNREKIDVMGLLTGLIAAGVFLVIFGLLGYYLCITKCNRQRHLGSSASYIRRDRHTPSIIFRRPEEAALSPLPPSVEDSGLPSYEQAVALTRKQSVSPPPPYPGPAKGFRVFKKSMSLPSH from the exons ATGTGTACGCTCTTGGTGGTACTCAGCCAACTGCTCACAGCCACTTTCGCGTTTCCTCATTGCACAAGAAGTCCAGAGGAGTCTAGGCATGCGGGAGAAGAAG tCTTTACATCAAAAGAAGAAGCAAACTTGTTCATACGTAGACACCTGCTATATAATAGATTTGATTTGGAGCTCTTCACTCCCGGTGACCTAGAAAGAGAATGCAGAGAAGAACTTTGTAATTATGAGGAAGCCAGAGAGATTTTTGTGGATGAAGACAAAACG ATGGCATTTTGGCAAGAATATTCAATTAAAGGACCAGTCACAAAAGCGG AGACTAACAGAGAGAAAATCGATGTTATGGGCCTTCTGACTGGATTAATTGCTGCTGGagtatttttggttatttttggaTTACTTGGTTACTATCTTTGTATCACTAAGTGTAACAGGCAACGACATCTAGG TTCTTCAGCCAGCTACATAAGAAGGGACAGACATACTCCCTCCATCATTTTCAGAAGACCTGAGGAGGCTGCCTTGTCTCCATTGCCACCTTCAGTGGAGGACTCAGGATTACCTTCTTATGAACAGGCAGTGGCACTGACCAGAAAACAAAGCGTTTCGCCGCCACCACCGTATCCTGGGCCAGCAAAAGGGTTTAGGGTATTTAAAAAGTCTATGTCACTCCCATCTCACTAA